The nucleotide window TTAACtgtaaccgttcaaataggaggagaaggaaaaaaagagggaagagaatcctactcccttGGTTGATGGGTGCATCATTCTCCACATAAACTAAGGCTTGCTGAGTAAGGATGTAATCAAATCGTGGAGACCATTTCCTTGATCCCAACCAAGTTGTTGTTGAACAGTTATCAGCCATGAAAGAAACTCCCCGTGCATGCATTAAAGGATTCAAAGAATCCACAGACTCAATAACACTTTCATTAATGATCTCCGAACATGAATGTTCTTTtttagggtaatgctagggaaacaaaaaaatttaaaccaaatttacaaatcaaatgatgtgtcaccaataggaaataagcaaGTTAATCAAtgcttaaataataatccaatcattaacaatcaaatcatttggtttgcaaatttggtttaaagatTTTGGTCCTCCTAGCATTATCTCCTTTCTAAACATGTGACCTGATAACGAGCCGATTAGTTAACGCCTTGACAAtcagttattttcgtgtcgtttcggATTGGGTTAACAGGTCGTGTAAGAAATTATCCGGTCTATCAGAGACTCTCAAAAGTGAGACTATTCATGGACTCTCTAGAaactttttatttcaatttttggtttttagttgaAAATTGTATGCAGTTACCATATAAGATtatttcaaataaataaaaacagaagTAAAGACAAAATAATGATTATCAAACCATCCTTAAATAAAGTAAATCCAAGATGGTTGAGGATCCACGATTACATTTGAGAACACAATGTGAACAAATATATTACGCACACAAGGACAAAAGGTAAGCATCAGGTCCCAAATTAAATGGAAGGTCAATTTACTAAAAATAATCTAACAGGTCTATATCAACATATTTTGTAAGGCACGTACCACGCTGATCATTTTTTGGGGCACCGAAATTGCTATAAACGCCATTCTCTCCACCACCTTGAGTAGTATATAAATCGCAGAGCAAGTCTACCATTTCAGTATATCTGCTCATCATCATATCCTTTACCAAAATCCAGCTTGCTCCTACCACGCTAGCTAGCTACCCATGGAGATCCTAAACCTGCAGCTATTGAAGTATATGTGCTTGGGCTTGATCCTCATGTTGGGAGCTTGGTCTTCTCAAGCCACTTCTCGCAGTCTGAAGGATACATCAATGTACGGGAGATACGAGCAATGGTTGGCTCGTTATGGTCGCGTATATAACAACATCAATGAGATGGAAACTCGTTTCAAGATATTCAAGGAAAATGTGGCGTTTATAGAATTTTCTAATAAAGAGGCAAACCAACCTTACAAATTAAGCGTCAATCAATTTGCAGACCTTACAAATGAAGAGTTCAAAGCCTCAAGAAATGGATTCAAGGGCCATGAATGTTCCACGAAGACGACTTCTTTCAAATATGAAAATGTGACTGCTGCTTTGCCAGCAACAATGGACTGGAGAAAGAAAGGAGCTGTAACCCCCGTTAAGGACCAAGGCCAATGTGGTAAGTACATAAACGTCTAGCTTCCTGCCATTAATTTAGAGAGAcgctatatatatattcatcttTAATATACTCCTAATCTACTACTTTTGATTCAAATCGAAATACAGGATGCTGTTGGGCTTTTTCAGCAGTTGCCGCCACCGAAGGTGTTACACAGCTTACAACTGGTAAATTGATCTCTTTGTCTGAGCAAGAGCTCGTTGATTGTGACACCGCTGGTGAAGACCAAGGTTGTGAGGGTGGCTTAATGGACGATGCGTTTCAGTTCATCCAACAAAATCACGGGATTAGCACAGAAACTAATTACCCCTACAACGGTGTTGATGGTACATGTAACACCAAGAAGGAAGCCATCATTGCAGCCAAGATAACTGGCTTTGAGGATGTGCCTGCAAATAGTGAAAAGGCCCTTCTAACCGCTGTTGCTCATCAACCTGTTTCCGTTGCCATCGATGCTAGCGGTTCCGACTTCCAATTCTATTCAAGTGGTGTCTTCACTGGAACTTGTGGAACGAGTCTTGACCATGGTGTTACCGCTGTTGGATATGGCATGAGCGAGGATGGGACTAAGTATTGGCTAGTGAAGAACTCATGGGGTGCAGAATGGGGCGAAGCTGGGTACATAAGAATGCAAAGAGATGTTGCCGCACCTGAAGGACTTTGTGGGATTGCTATGTCTGCCTCTTACCCCACAGCTTAGTTAATTAAATCAATGCCTACTAGGTGTATTCCTTGTAAGTAGTCTGATATGTAACAACCTGTGTGTAAAATATTTATAAGATAATTGTTGGGTATTTCTCATCTTAACTTAATACTCGCTCTCTTGGTGATCTGGTTTTCAAGAATTCATGATCACACTCTTAGATTtattaaagattaaaattaaaagacCACATTTGTTCTCCATCTTGGTCACCCGGTGACCGAAAAAACATATGATCCAAGTTGGGATTGCCCTCCCACTAATCAAAAGAATTGCTTTCAAACATCCATTCAGGCAGCTGTTGGGCTTTTGCAGCAGCGGGAGCCGTAGAAGGAATTATTCAGGTTACAAATGGTGAATTAAACTTTGTCCGAGCAACAACTGGTTGATTGTGATACCGGCGGTGAAGACCTAGGTTGTGGCGGTGG belongs to Malus sylvestris chromosome 17, drMalSylv7.2, whole genome shotgun sequence and includes:
- the LOC126611450 gene encoding senescence-specific cysteine protease SAG39-like; this translates as MEILNLQLLKYMCLGLILMLGAWSSQATSRSLKDTSMYGRYEQWLARYGRVYNNINEMETRFKIFKENVAFIEFSNKEANQPYKLSVNQFADLTNEEFKASRNGFKGHECSTKTTSFKYENVTAALPATMDWRKKGAVTPVKDQGQCGCCWAFSAVAATEGVTQLTTGKLISLSEQELVDCDTAGEDQGCEGGLMDDAFQFIQQNHGISTETNYPYNGVDGTCNTKKEAIIAAKITGFEDVPANSEKALLTAVAHQPVSVAIDASGSDFQFYSSGVFTGTCGTSLDHGVTAVGYGMSEDGTKYWLVKNSWGAEWGEAGYIRMQRDVAAPEGLCGIAMSASYPTA